The following DNA comes from Flavobacterium sp. N3904.
AATCACCTTTTATATCCATCATTAAAACAGGAATTCCAAACGATGAAAGCTGTTCGGATAATACTTGAATGGTTTTTGTTTTTCCTGTTCCGGTAGCACCGGCAATTAGTCCATGACGGTTGAGTGTTTTTAATGGAATTTTGACGGGTGTATTGGATAAAGTTTCGCCGTCTAAAATTGCTCCGCCTAATGTTATACTTTCGCCTTTGGACAAATATCCGCTATTTATATACTCTGAAAAATCTTCTTTTTTACTCATGGTAAGTGGATGTTAAAATCAATTGCAAGTTATTGATTTTTTTTCAAAACCTATAATTAAGGATTTACTGTAAAAAATATTCTTAAATCACGCGTTATTCTGTAATTTGTTTTTTTTCTATTTTTCCTGTTTTTTTGAATAAAAATATTCAGAACACTTAAAAATACTTTTTTTTTGAAACAATTTTATCGAATAATTGAATAAAATGATCAATTATCCTTAAAAAACGTAATAGTGTGTTGTTAAGAATAAAATAATTTGTAAGATTAGTTAAAAAAAAGTTTTTTTATTTCAACTAAAAATTTAAATTTGCTCCTATACAAGTTTATTATAACTAAAAATAAATATTTAAAATTAAGAAAAATGGCAAACGTTAAAGTTAAAAAAGAAAGCACTTCAAACGGTGGAGGAATGGTTTCAGGGATTATTATTGCAGCATGTATTTTTGTAGGTTGGTTAATCTGGTCACAAGTAATGGGGGATCCTTCGAATTTTGAAGGATTGGATCCAGAAAAAGGACATCCAATTAATGTGTTAGGTCAAGTTTATAAAGGAGGATTTATAGTACCAGTTTTATTAGGTATGTTATTGATGGTTTTTGTTTTTTCTATCGAAAGATTTTTTGTTATTGCGAAAGCTGCTGGAAAAGGGAATTTAGATAAATTTATGAAAACAGTTCAGACTAGCATCAAAACTGGTGATATCGATGGAGCAATTGCTACATGTGACAAACAACAAGGTTCTGTTGCAAATGCAATTAAATCTGCATTAGTTAAATATCAAGAGGTTAAAAAAGAAGGATTCAACAGTGAAGAAGCTGCTGAAACAATACACAAGGAAATTGAAGAAATTACTTCTCTTGAAATGCCAATGTTAGAAAAAAACATGACTATTATTTCTTCTTTAGTTTCTTTAGGAACACTAGGAGGATTATTAGGAACAGTATCTGGGATGATTAAAGCGTTTGGTGCTTTGGCTTCTTCTGGAACTCCAGATCAAGCTGCACTTGCAGTTGGTATCTCAGAAGCTTTGATTAACACAGCTACAGGTATCTCCACATCTATTACAGCGATTGTTGCTTACAATTTCTTTACTTCAAAAATTGATGATTTGACTTACTCTATTGATGAGGCTGGAACTACAATTGTAAATACTTACAGACATTTCAGAGGTAGTTTAAAACAATAATTAATTTTTGATAAATTTTATCAAAATAATAGACATAAATAATGGCTAAAATAAAAATGAAAAAAAAATCCACATCTACCGATATGACGGCGATGTGTGATGTTGCGTTTCTTTTGCTTACGTTCTTTATTTTGACTGCCACTGCTAAAACACCTGAAGTATTACCAGTTGATACTCCACAGTCTACTGTGGATACAAAATTACCTGCTGATAATTTGTCAACTTTGACAATTGGTAAGGCCAATGGGAAAACTGCTGTGTTCTTTGATTTAAAAGGAAGAGATGTTCGTAAAAAAGCGCTTGAATTGATGGGCCAAAAATACAATATCGCTTTTTCTGAAGCAGATGCTGAAAAATTTGCGTTAATGGAAAGTTTTGGTGTGCCAATTTCAAATTTGAAACAAATTTTGGATATGAAGGCAGCAGACAGAACTAAAGCGGGACAGCCTGGTATCCCTAAAGATTCATTAGACAACCAATTGAAAGATTGGGTTTTATATTCTCGTAAAGCAAATATAGAAATTAACAACAAGGAATTGCAGTTTGCAATAAAAGGAGATGCCAAGGAGCAATATCCAGCAATCAAACAAGTAATGGATATTTTGCAAGATCAAAAAATCAATAGCTTTAATTTGGTTACGGGTTTAAGAGGAAAGAATTTTTAATTAAAAAAGATACACTAAAATGGCTGAATTAAATACCGGCGACGGTGGAGGCGGAAAAGGTGGCAAAGTAAGAAGTAAAAAACAAAACTCAAAGGTAGATTTAACTGCCATGGTGGATTTGGCTTTCTTACTAATCACATTCTTTATGCTTACCACTACGTTGTCTAAACCTCAATCCATGGATTTGACGTTGCCAGATAAAGAAAAAGATAATACTCCTCAGAGTAATATTAAAGTAGATGAAAATCGCACGATGACTTTATTGCTTGGAGAAAACGGAAAATTGGTACGTTATGTAGGAATGTTGGATAAACCTCTAGCGGCTCCAAAAGATTTTACGTATGGTAAAGATGGGATTCGCAAAGAATTAATTGACAGAATGGGAAAAGTAATCGCATATTCAACTGCTAAAGGGAAACCAAAAGACGGGATGATTGTAATTATCAAACCTAGTAAAAAATCGACCTATCGTAATTTGGTTGACGTTTTGGATGAAATGGCGATTGTTGGCGTAAATGCTACAGGATCTTATGCTATTGTACCTGAGTTTTCACCGGAAGAACAAAAATTGTTAGAAGCCAAAAAATAATTTTTTGCTAATAACCTAATAATTATAAAAAATGAAATTAGATTTAATAAAAAATCAATGGATTGAGATCGTTTTCGAAGGTCGTAATAAGCTTTATGGAGCTTACGAACTAAGAAAATCGAATCGTAAGACTTCTATGAGAGCGCTTATCATTGGTAGTATTCTTTTTAGCCTTGCCGTTAGTGCTCCGCTTATTGCGAGTTACTTGCCAAAAGGGGGTGAAGAAGTTGATACCGATATCAAGATTACTGCTGTAAAATTGGCACCTAAGAAGAAAGTAGAAGATGTAAAAGATCTTGCGCCTCCACCTCCACCTCCACCAAAACAAGATCAGGTTAAATTTGTTAAGCCTGTTGTTGCAAAAGCTGAGGATGTTACTGAAGATCCACCAAAAATGGATGATATCAAAGACAAAAAAACTGGGGCTGAAACAATCAAAGGGGATCCAGACGCACCACTTACTGTTGAAGAAGTTGGTAATGGACCAGTTGTAGAAGTTATTGAAGAAGACACAAGTGTTCACTCATTAGCTGGAATTGAACAAAAACCTGAGT
Coding sequences within:
- a CDS encoding ExbD/TolR family protein, whose protein sequence is MAELNTGDGGGGKGGKVRSKKQNSKVDLTAMVDLAFLLITFFMLTTTLSKPQSMDLTLPDKEKDNTPQSNIKVDENRTMTLLLGENGKLVRYVGMLDKPLAAPKDFTYGKDGIRKELIDRMGKVIAYSTAKGKPKDGMIVIIKPSKKSTYRNLVDVLDEMAIVGVNATGSYAIVPEFSPEEQKLLEAKK
- a CDS encoding MotA/TolQ/ExbB proton channel family protein; translated protein: MANVKVKKESTSNGGGMVSGIIIAACIFVGWLIWSQVMGDPSNFEGLDPEKGHPINVLGQVYKGGFIVPVLLGMLLMVFVFSIERFFVIAKAAGKGNLDKFMKTVQTSIKTGDIDGAIATCDKQQGSVANAIKSALVKYQEVKKEGFNSEEAAETIHKEIEEITSLEMPMLEKNMTIISSLVSLGTLGGLLGTVSGMIKAFGALASSGTPDQAALAVGISEALINTATGISTSITAIVAYNFFTSKIDDLTYSIDEAGTTIVNTYRHFRGSLKQ
- a CDS encoding ExbD/TolR family protein; translated protein: MAKIKMKKKSTSTDMTAMCDVAFLLLTFFILTATAKTPEVLPVDTPQSTVDTKLPADNLSTLTIGKANGKTAVFFDLKGRDVRKKALELMGQKYNIAFSEADAEKFALMESFGVPISNLKQILDMKAADRTKAGQPGIPKDSLDNQLKDWVLYSRKANIEINNKELQFAIKGDAKEQYPAIKQVMDILQDQKINSFNLVTGLRGKNF
- a CDS encoding energy transducer TonB produces the protein MKLDLIKNQWIEIVFEGRNKLYGAYELRKSNRKTSMRALIIGSILFSLAVSAPLIASYLPKGGEEVDTDIKITAVKLAPKKKVEDVKDLAPPPPPPPKQDQVKFVKPVVAKAEDVTEDPPKMDDIKDKKTGAETIKGDPDAPLTVEEVGNGPVVEVIEEDTSVHSLAGIEQKPEFPGGIEKFYAFVGKNYTPPEEEGLKGKVYVTFVVEKDGSLTDIKVIRDIGYGTGKEAIRVLNKCPKWLPGEQNGKKVRVLYSLPITIQSAE